One stretch of Paenibacillus sp. AN1007 DNA includes these proteins:
- a CDS encoding TetR/AcrR family transcriptional regulator, translating to MPKIVDHDKQRVLVAEAAWRIIRKNGMEQASVRNIAEEAGISVGSMRHYFSTQSELLLFAMNLVSERVTSRIKRMSFDGHPMDNMKQLLLEFMPNTDEKMAEMEVWYAFTAKSKTDPAFKELADAVYNDIRRAVEMAIITLTELKLFRPDLNQELEIERLYALIDGLAVHAVLRPDQVNADLMDEALTLHLNSLCI from the coding sequence ATGCCTAAAATTGTAGATCATGATAAACAGCGCGTGCTCGTGGCCGAAGCCGCATGGCGTATAATTCGAAAAAACGGTATGGAGCAGGCCTCCGTTCGGAATATCGCCGAAGAAGCCGGAATCTCGGTCGGTTCTATGCGTCACTACTTTTCCACTCAATCGGAGCTGCTGCTATTTGCAATGAATCTTGTATCGGAACGAGTTACGTCCCGGATTAAGCGCATGTCCTTTGATGGACACCCGATGGATAATATGAAGCAATTGCTGCTTGAATTCATGCCTAATACGGATGAGAAAATGGCTGAAATGGAGGTGTGGTACGCTTTTACTGCCAAATCCAAAACTGATCCAGCATTCAAAGAACTGGCTGACGCTGTCTATAATGATATTAGACGCGCTGTCGAGATGGCCATCATTACACTGACGGAGCTTAAGCTCTTCAGACCAGATCTGAATCAGGAACTCGAGATTGAACGGCTGTATGCCCTTATTGATGGCTTGGCTGTTCATGCTGTGCTTAGACCAGATCAGGTCAATGCTGACTTGATGGACGAAGCTCTCACACTACATCTAAATTCTCTATGCATATAA
- a CDS encoding TrkH family potassium uptake protein produces the protein MKFRLHIAKFVSPPLILVGGFLLIISFGTVLLMLPFANQSGTHLAFIDALFTATSAACVTGLVVVDIGATFNLFGQIVIMILMQLGGLGFMTMATLFALVLGKRLSLKDRLLLKEAINADSMEGIVRIIRKVLIFSFTIEGVAAVILALRWAAEMPFMQAVYYGIFHSVSLFNNGGFDLFGNSFQYYTGDWIFNVTASILVVSGGLGFVVLNDLFEYRKRRRLSLQSKLVLSVSGALIGIGAVVLFIFEFTNGHTLGSLTWSEKIYAAFFQSVSTRSSGTSTIDITQMRQATQFFFILLMFIGASPGSTGGGIKTTTFLIMIGAVYAMIRGNKDIVFFRQRVPKDLLMRALTIIMVSLSIFMVVVMLLLTTEDAPFLSLMFEAASAIGTVGLSVGVTHEMTNWGKIIITFTMFVGRIGPLTIAYALRPRKEKKLYRHPEGRIIIG, from the coding sequence ATGAAGTTCAGGCTTCACATCGCCAAGTTTGTATCTCCCCCGTTAATTTTGGTTGGCGGCTTCCTGCTGATTATTTCCTTCGGAACGGTGCTGTTGATGCTGCCGTTTGCCAATCAGAGCGGTACACACCTAGCCTTTATCGACGCTCTTTTTACAGCTACCTCTGCGGCATGTGTGACGGGGTTGGTTGTGGTGGACATAGGGGCAACCTTTAATTTGTTTGGTCAGATTGTCATTATGATTCTCATGCAGCTGGGTGGGCTGGGTTTCATGACCATGGCCACATTGTTTGCACTTGTGCTGGGTAAAAGGCTGTCTCTTAAGGACAGGCTGCTGCTGAAGGAAGCTATTAATGCAGACAGTATGGAGGGAATCGTACGAATTATCCGCAAAGTTCTGATCTTTTCATTTACCATTGAGGGAGTGGCGGCAGTTATTCTGGCGCTGCGCTGGGCAGCCGAGATGCCGTTCATGCAGGCAGTTTACTATGGCATCTTTCATTCGGTATCCTTGTTTAACAACGGGGGATTTGATCTGTTTGGCAACAGCTTTCAATACTATACCGGAGACTGGATTTTTAATGTCACAGCTTCAATTTTGGTGGTGTCGGGCGGACTTGGCTTTGTTGTTCTGAATGACCTGTTCGAATATCGCAAACGTCGGCGGTTATCCTTGCAGTCCAAACTGGTGCTGTCTGTATCAGGTGCGCTGATCGGGATAGGTGCAGTAGTGCTGTTCATTTTTGAATTTACGAACGGTCATACGCTGGGTTCACTGACGTGGAGCGAGAAGATATATGCGGCGTTCTTTCAATCTGTCTCTACACGCTCTTCTGGAACGAGTACTATTGATATCACGCAGATGCGGCAGGCGACTCAATTTTTCTTTATCCTGCTTATGTTCATTGGGGCTTCTCCAGGTTCGACAGGTGGGGGAATCAAAACGACCACGTTTCTGATCATGATAGGAGCAGTATATGCCATGATTCGCGGAAACAAGGACATTGTTTTCTTCCGTCAGCGTGTACCGAAAGATCTGCTCATGAGAGCATTGACCATTATTATGGTTTCCCTCAGTATCTTCATGGTTGTGGTGATGCTCCTGCTTACAACAGAGGATGCACCATTCCTTTCACTGATGTTTGAGGCGGCATCGGCTATTGGAACGGTTGGTCTTTCGGTGGGCGTAACCCATGAGATGACCAATTGGGGCAAAATTATTATTACCTTCACCATGTTTGTTGGTCGGATTGGGCCATTAACGATAGCGTATGCGCTTCGTCCACGTAAGGAGAAGAAATTGTATCGCCATCCGGAAGGCCGAATTATTATTGGATAA
- the lysS gene encoding lysine--tRNA ligase, whose protein sequence is MTDEVLNQETELSELLQIRRDKLDELRSLGIDPFGQKYVRTEEAGSILKKYEELTKEELEEKHIEVSIAGRIMAKRGMGKASFAHIQDLSGRIQIYVRQDSVPEDKFTAFSLLDLGDIVGVTGVVFKTKTGETTIKVKDLEVLSKSLYPLPDKYHGLTDVELRYRQRYVDLIMNPDVQQTFIMRSKIIQSMRRYLDSHGYLEVETPTLHAIAGGAAARPFITHHNALDMELYMRIAIELHLKRLIVGGLEKVYEIGRVYRNEGMSTRHNPEFTMIELYEAYADYKDIMALTENLVAHIAQEVLGTQVIQYGDHEVDLTPQWRRVTMVDAVKEVVGVDFSVHMTDEEAHSLAKEHNVKVEPHMTFGHILNAFFEEFVEETLIQPTFIMGHPLEISPLAKKSDADPRFTDRFELFIVGREHANAFTELNDPIDQRQRFEAQMLEKEHGNDEAHEMDDDFIRALEYGMPPTGGLGIGIDRLIMLLTNSPSIRDVLLFPHMRPRTQE, encoded by the coding sequence ATGACGGATGAAGTCTTGAATCAGGAAACCGAACTTAGCGAGCTGTTACAGATTCGCCGCGACAAATTGGACGAGCTCCGCAGCTTGGGGATCGATCCATTTGGCCAAAAATACGTACGTACCGAAGAAGCCGGCTCCATTCTGAAGAAATATGAAGAACTGACCAAGGAAGAGCTGGAAGAGAAGCACATCGAAGTCAGTATTGCCGGACGGATTATGGCGAAGCGGGGAATGGGTAAAGCAAGCTTTGCACATATTCAGGACCTGAGCGGCCGAATCCAGATCTATGTTCGTCAGGATAGCGTGCCAGAGGATAAGTTTACGGCATTTAGTCTGCTTGATCTTGGGGATATCGTCGGGGTAACCGGTGTTGTGTTCAAAACCAAGACAGGCGAGACTACCATTAAAGTAAAAGACCTGGAAGTGCTGTCGAAGTCACTGTATCCACTTCCAGACAAATATCATGGTCTGACTGATGTTGAACTGCGTTATCGTCAGCGCTATGTAGATCTGATCATGAACCCTGATGTGCAGCAGACCTTCATTATGCGTTCCAAAATCATTCAATCCATGCGTCGTTACCTCGACTCCCATGGCTACCTTGAAGTGGAGACACCAACGCTTCATGCGATCGCAGGTGGTGCCGCGGCTCGTCCGTTCATTACACATCACAATGCGCTTGATATGGAATTGTACATGCGGATTGCGATCGAACTTCACTTGAAACGTTTGATTGTTGGCGGTTTGGAAAAGGTATATGAGATCGGCCGTGTATACCGCAATGAAGGCATGTCTACACGACACAATCCGGAATTTACGATGATTGAGCTGTATGAAGCTTATGCGGATTACAAGGATATCATGGCTCTAACTGAAAACCTGGTAGCTCACATCGCGCAGGAAGTGCTGGGTACACAAGTGATTCAGTATGGAGATCACGAAGTTGATCTAACGCCTCAATGGCGCCGCGTAACGATGGTGGATGCTGTTAAGGAAGTGGTTGGCGTAGACTTCTCCGTTCATATGACGGATGAGGAAGCTCACAGCTTGGCCAAAGAGCACAATGTAAAAGTTGAACCGCATATGACATTTGGCCATATCCTGAACGCTTTCTTCGAAGAGTTTGTTGAAGAGACACTAATTCAGCCAACATTCATTATGGGGCATCCACTTGAAATATCACCGTTAGCGAAGAAAAGCGATGCAGATCCACGCTTTACGGACCGCTTTGAGTTGTTTATCGTTGGGCGTGAGCATGCCAATGCTTTCACTGAGCTGAATGATCCAATTGATCAGCGTCAGCGTTTTGAAGCACAGATGTTGGAAAAAGAGCATGGTAATGACGAGGCTCATGAGATGGATGACGACTTCATCCGTGCACTGGAGTATGGTATGCCGCCAACAGGTGGTTTGGGAATCGGGATTGATCGTCTGATCATGCTGCTCACCAATTCACCATCTATTCGTGACGTACTGCTCTTCCCTCATATGCGTCCACGTACACAAGAGTAA
- the greA gene encoding transcription elongation factor GreA: MSDKEVILTPEGLKKLEEELETLKSVKRREVAERIKVAIGYGDISENSEYEDAKNEQAFIEGRIITLEKLLRNARIINSDEIDTDSVSVGATVTVEDLEFGDITEYTIVGTAESNPLQNKISNESPVGKAILGKKKGTVVDVSVPAGVIQYKIVDIKKL, from the coding sequence ATGAGCGACAAGGAAGTTATCCTTACACCAGAAGGACTCAAGAAGCTGGAAGAAGAACTGGAAACACTGAAATCAGTGAAGCGCCGCGAAGTGGCTGAGCGGATCAAAGTAGCCATCGGATATGGTGATATCAGTGAAAACTCCGAATACGAAGATGCTAAGAATGAGCAGGCTTTCATTGAGGGACGTATCATTACACTGGAGAAGCTGCTGCGTAATGCGCGAATTATCAACAGCGACGAAATCGATACCGATTCCGTAAGTGTGGGTGCAACCGTAACGGTAGAGGATCTGGAATTTGGCGATATCACGGAATATACGATTGTAGGTACTGCGGAATCCAATCCGCTTCAGAACAAGATTTCCAATGAAAGTCCTGTAGGTAAAGCTATTTTGGGCAAGAAAAAGGGTACAGTGGTTGATGTAAGTGTGCCTGCTGGCGTAATCCAATATAAAATTGTAGATATTAAAAAGCTGTAG